The genomic region aaaaattttcttttttaaaattagggaaAATTGACGCAATATTAAAACGATGCGTAAAAACCTTGATAAAAAAATgacaatatgaaaatacaaataaacaatttataaaacacataatgacaattatttaaatactagcatcaataatcaaagaccaatgaatttaaaacaaagagtataaaataaaaaatatatataaggcaaaataaaatgtaaacaaatttaaaaataatgaatttttaaaaatattgaagctacaacggcgaatcctgcttccccgacattgcaattaaaaatattgaagccacaacggcgaatcttacttcccaggcggtgcagtggaacagattgaagctacaatggtgaatctcgcttcccgacattgcaattaaaaagattgaagccacaacggcgaatcttacttcccaggtggtgcagtggaacagattgaagctacaacggtgaatcctgcttccccaacattgcaattaaaaagattgaagccacaacggcgaatcttacttcccaggtggtgcagtggaatagaatgaagctacaacggcggatcttctctccccgacattgcaatcaaaaagattgaggccacaacggtgaatcttatttcccagcggtgcagtggaacagattgaagctacaacggtgaatctcgcttccctgacattgcagttaatagattgaagctacaacaacaaatcttacttccccgacattgcagttgaACAGATTGGAGGTGGCagaccttatctccctgaagttgcagtagagcagattgcaTCCAGTCTGATCTCCCTAAAGTTGACGTGAAGTATACAGAAGCagctaatcctatctccctgaagttgcagtggagcggattaaaatgatgaatcctatacctctgaagttgcagtaggtcggatTAAAACTATcatagcaagtcttatctccctgacgttgccGTCGTCGGAGCTTGCTTGCTGAAGAAATCGACCCCGAAAGGTCGAGTTAGGGAAGCCCCTCCTCTTGGCCTTCGGGCTAGGCGAGTCTAGCCTTTGATCGGGTCTCAAAACGGGGACTTGAACGCCCATTTTGCACAAGGCCGGCCACCACCCATGGTGACGCAACGGCGGCGCTAAGATGACCCAAAGGTCGGGTGTTTAAGAGGAAGAGGGAGgacttttttttgaatttttttctttttcggtagttgaaatgaatttttgggaaaaagtgGGGTTTAAATACCCTAGAAAAAAATGGTGTCGTTCGAGCTTAGGGTTCAGAGACCAAAAATAGCGTCGTTTGGTCTCGACCATGCAGTGACTGACCTGTGGGGATCGCGTGTTTTCTTTAAATGGGATATTTTTGTGATCTCTCCGACTTTGCGGTAGCGTTGCAATTTGGccctttttcattattttcttttattctaatttgaccacaaatttttatttttgtttcattttaatccataGCAGCGCAGTGTTTTAAACGCttggtttatttaccattttggtcccccTCTTTCGACGCGTCTcgcaatttgatccttttcgtctttttatttttcgaatCAGCcctgtattttcatttttatttcgatttagtcagtgttttagtatttttattaactgaccttattattgttattattaccactattattaattattattagttttattttctttttatttatttgttattattatattaatgtattaattagttttatatttttttcaactttatttttattctatatatgtacatatatgcatTATGCTtgtccatattttataatatcttatttttatatatatatacacaaacgtatatatgtaaatattttttatattttataacttatatatatgtatttgtacatctatatatctatacacatttttataaacatatgtataaaaacaTGCTTTCATACAcctttattatacatatacatatatatacttacatatactTCATACTTccaaaaatatacattttgtttatattctttatatttcataatttcacatacttacacatatatgtacatttttatatatatatacatacatatatatatatattctttatattttaaaatatattttgtacatatgtattttctatattttataattcacacatgcatacatattttaatttatatctctatacatatatatccctttatattttttaattgtattcaatttttttatttcattttcattattattttgaatgaatgtcttgattttattcgtttatatacgttgttattttgtatgttgtaggtttgaccttttatttattttatattgttgctaTTGCCCGtatcatttttatacttttgtattCATTATGGTTTTGTCATGCATAACAACAATGTAATTTGCTTTCATATTCTTTACTACGACTCCGCGTTTTATTTCACTCgatataacaaaaatttttttgaataaataacaTTCCGTGTATTAGATTCGAGaggatcgtaccctaacttactgggtctcgattttcacaataaagcTAAATgcacgaaatttttttaaactcaagttttaaataatctcgggatttaaaagaaaatcgcgtcctaacttactggtcgtgatctcCCTTTTAAATCCGAGATttcaaaaatatcttttaaacaaGCATTTTtacgtatcgggaattcgagacattgtgtcctaacttactgcatatgatgctttctttctcaattaacGTGGAATATGCCCCCcgttttcccaaaatttttaacattttaatacaaggatcgtatttttaaaattcttcaaagctTTCAATTTTCGGCATTAAGActttaactaatcaactaggtaccaattttgggcgttacgaggtgctaatccttcctcagaCGTAATCGActcgaacccatttttctcaatttcagagaccaaactcgttgttttaataaaatcaaatcgtttattaaaacaaccacttttcaaggtgacccgatcacaccttatcaaaaggattggtggcgactcccacaatcgattttatttttcaaaacccgAGTCGacccgttttcatccaaaaattgGTGTCAACAGGTCCCCAATGGAGTCACcaagttgtcgaaaccattttattttgaaaatggggtcgacttttaaaacgaaatggagtcgccaccaatcttttttgaggTGTGTTCGGTCACCttgagattaatcattttaataaaatattttgatttattaaaataatgattttggtttaCAAAATTGAGAAAACGGGCTCGAGTCGAttcacgaggaaggattagcacctcaGAACGCCCAAAAATtagtacctaattgattaattaacgccctaatgtcgaaaatttgaaaagattttaaaatacaatcctatttAAAACCTGAATAAATCGAATTTGATGTTAAGACCTCCTTGTCCcgaagtaataagatgtcacatccattaagttaggatacgacattttaaccctaaaactaagcttgtctcatgcattaaagtttaaaaggatgcgtaaaaactttgataaaaacgacaatatgaaaatacaaataaacaatttataaaacacataatgacaattatttaaatactagcatcaataatcaaagaccaataaatttaaaacaaagagtataaaataaaataaaaatataaggcaaagtaaaatgtaaacaaatttaaaaagaatgaatttgaaaatgaataataagagaaaaaaatttgaaatcaacaatatacaaatcaataaataaattatatatatatatataaataggtaatatatgtataagtttggaataaataatatataaaaaatgaaaacaggtaatttataaagtaataatatataaatgagtttaaaataaatattgtgtaataaggaatttagaacaagttgcatgaccaaaaaaagaaacatgccatatgagatttttaattttaaaagttgcatGACAcaaatcttaaatataaatataataatacaaatatttatgagattatattaatagatattataataacatatgaGATTCatcattataaaaaatattaatttaacaaacaTTTCACCACAAGATTAGATAATCTGTGACAGCCAAAATTCAATTTCTTccaaagatagcaaattttctcaacaaaaaatagtaaaacCAGCAAACATTCGATGGTTAAAAATAGTAATCCcaacactataaataattgACTTTATGCTACGTTGTTCTTCGAGCTTCTCCTCTTTGCCAAGCTAAAGAGGCTCCCCGTAAAAGTGAGGCTCCTTTCGTTACTTATAGTAGCAACGCCGCTCCAACCCCAAAGAATAAAAGGTTCTTCTACTGGTATATATAACAATGGTAGAACCTCGGCGTTTACTCATGATATTCTTTTTGTCGACGTTGTTGATTGCTTATAGCAATGCAAATGTCGAAGAGATTCAGAAGGATACCGAGGAAGGGGACGAAGAAGGTAAGGTAGGAGGTCAGAAGGCTCAGGGCGTGACATATGACGCAAGGTCCTTGATCATCAATGGCAAACGAGAGCTTCTCTTTTCGGGAGCTATCCATTACCCACGTAGCACCCCAGATGTATGCATCTTTTGCTTTTCTCTCTGTATAATATAGTTTGGTtgatggatggatggatggatTTAGATTATTTACAACTACTGGGATTTTGCAGATGTGGCCGGACCTGATTAAAAAAGCTAAGCAGGGAGGCATCAATACGATTGAGACGTATGTTTTCTGGAATGGACACGAACCAGTTGAGGGACAGTACAACTTTGAAGGAGAATTTGACTTGGTGAAGTTCATCAAGTTGATTCATGAGCATAAGTTGTATGCAGTCGTTAGGGTTGGCCCCTTTATCCAGGCTGAATGGAATCACGGGTAACCATTTAAACTTTCCCAAATTCTTCTTTAAAATTCATGCGAGTCCTCCATATTGACTTTTTCGCACTGAAACTATCAGAGGATTACCATATTGGTTAAGAGAGGTCCCCGGCATCATTTTCCGATCCGATAATGAACCTTTCAAGGTAATGTTCTGAGGGATAAATACATCAAAGTTATACACAAAATATGATGCAAGGCTTCAAATCTGAACCAAACTTTTAACTTGTGTAGAAACACATGAAAAGGTTTGTGACCATGATTGTTGACAAACTGAAGCAAGAGAAGTTGTTTGCTCCACAAGGAGGACCTATTATTTTAGCACAGATCGAGAATGAATACAACACTATTCAACGAGCATTCAGGGAAAAAGGGGATAGTTATGTTCAATGGGCTGGAAAACTGGCCCTTAGCTTGAATGCCAATGTCCCATGGATCATGTGCAAGCAGAGGGATGCCCCAGATCCCGTTGTAAgtttataattgataaaaaaaaaatgagatgGAAAACGTGTTTATTATGGCATAACAAAGTGAGAAATGTAATATACTTGGTTCTTCAGATCAATACATGCAATGGAAGGCACTGTGGAGATACTTTCTATGGTCCAAATAAGCGCAACAAGCCGGCATTGTGGACTGAGAACTGGACTGCACGGTAAGTAGTGGTGCAGTTTATATGAAGATGTTAAAGAAGATTCGAATATGTTGGTGTATATATAGGCTAATTTTGTGGCTGTTTCAATGGGTTTTTTAACGATTCAGGTATAGAGTATTCGGTGATCCACCATCCCAAAGGTCAGCTGAAGATTTGGCATACTCAGTTGCTCGATTCTTCTCCAAAAATGGAAGCATGGTCAACTACTATATGGTATAGGAAGATAATTGGCTGTCTTCTCTGAGTTCATTTCTTAACTAAATGACACTCTTTTTAGACAAAGCTCACTGTTCTTTTTGTGTCTGCAGTACTATGGTGGCACCAATTTTGGCAGGACAAGTGCCTCATTTACAACAACTCGTTACTATGACGAAGGCCCTCTTGATGAATTTGGTAGGATTAAGAACATGTTATCTGATGATCTATGGATTGAAGTTGTGTATGCAGCtaactttcacattttaatGCTTTAGGTCTTCAAAGGGAACCAAAGTGGGGTCATCTTAAGGACGTCCACAGGGCCTTGAGTTTGTGCAAAAGGGCTCTATTTTGGGGGGTTCCTACTACTCTAAAGTTGGGTCCAGATCAACAGGTAAGCAATGCAACTATATGGAGTAATCGAATTGGATTTTGGGTAAATAGATATTGGTTAGTCTACTAGGGAATTAAGTTAATGTATCGCGATATTGCAGGCTATAGTCTGGCAACAACCTGGAACTTCAGCCTGTGCGGCTTTCTTGGCCAACAATAACACTCGTCTGGCACAACATGTGAATTTCAGGGGCCAGGACATTTGCCTGCCGGCTCGTTCCATTAGCGTCCTCCCTGATTGCAAGACCGTGGTTTTCAACACTCAACTGGTATCTCCAATTCTACAAGCTCACATAAGCTGCCCCATTGTGTTTTACAACCTGTGAATTAACTtaccattgatttttttaactcaGGTCACAACTCAACATAACTCAAGAAACTTTGTAAGATCAGAAATTGCAAACAAGAATTTTAACTGGGAGATGTACAGGGAAGTCCCTCCTGTCGGACTTGGATTTAAGTTTGACGTGCCAAGGGAGCTTTTTCATTTGACCAAAGATACAACCGACTATGCTTGGTACACAACTAGGTGAGTTGAAACTTAAATGAACACCTTGATTTTCACCTGTTACACATAGAAAGGATATTGAACTATGAGTTTCTGCCTGCAGCCTTAAGTTGGGTCGACGTGATTTACCAATGAAGAAAAATGTCAGCCCAGTTTTACGGGTTGCAAGTCTTGGCCATGGAATCCATGCCTATGTAAATGGTGAATACGCCGGTTCTGCACATGGGAGCAAAGTTGAGAAGAGCTTTGTTTTCCAGAGAGCTGTAAGCTTGAAGGAAGGGGAAAACCATATTGCTCTCTTAGGCTACTTAGTGGGACTCCCTGTAAGGCTTCTGCAACTTAAAGCACTTTGTTAcgcttaaaatgaaatttataaaatcaattaacaTGTGATTTTGTTTGCTAATCCAGGATAGCGGAGCCTACATGGAGAAAAGGTTTGCTGGGCCTCGTTCTATCACCATCCTTGGTTTGAACACTGGAACACTCGACATATCACAAAATGGTTGGGGCCATCAGGTACCCACTGGACTTGTCACTTTCTGTAATAAATCTCAAGTAATAGTTTAGTGGTGGAGATGGCTTCTTAAACGTAATTTGGAATCCCCTTTCAGGTTGGAATTGatggagaaaagaagaaattgtTTACTGAAGAAGGCTCAAAGTCTGTTCAGTGGACAAAGCCAGACCAAGGAGGACCATTAACATGGTACAAGGGATATTTTGATGCACCAGAAGGGGACAACCCAGTTGCCATTGTTATGACTGGTATGGGGAAGGGTATGGTTTGGATCAATGGTAGAAGCATTGGCCGATATTGGAACAATTACCTTAGTCCTCTTAAGAAGCCAACACAATCCGAGTATGTACACTATAAAGGCTGAAACAGTCTTTTAACCggtataaattataaactaGAAAGAAGCTAAAATTCATGTAATGCAGGTACCACATCCCACGGGCATACTTGAAGCCAAAGAACCTGATTGTCCTCCTTGAGGAAGAAGAAGGCAATCCTAAAGATGTCCATATAGTAACAGTGAACAGGGATACAATCTGCAGTGCTGTGAGTGAAATTCACCCACCATCCCCGAGATTGTTCGAAACCAAAAATGGTACTCTCCAACCCAAAGTGAATGATTTGAAACCAAGGGCTGAATTAATATGTCCAGGCAAGAAGCAAATCGTGGCAGTGGAGTTTGCCAGCTATGGTGATCCATTTGGCGCTTGCGGAGCCTACTTTATTGGAAATTGTACAGCGCCAGAATCCAAGCAAGTTGTCGAGAAGTATTGCTTGGGGAAGCCCAGCTGCCAAATCCCACTAGATAGCATTCATTTCAGTGACAAAAATGCCGCATGTACCCATCTCAGGAAGACTTTGGCCGTCCAAGTCAAATGTGCCTAAACAAATGCGTGCTTCGACACAGCTTGGATTAAgcttcacattttatttttttaattgcgcTAAGACAGTGCATGGAGGAGTGCTTgaactatttattttttcaaatgaaggattttaatcaatattggCTACTGATTTTTTAGTATGTAAACGTGTTAGGTGCTGACACGAACGCCCCTAATCAACCGTAAAGCTAAAAGACATTCGCGCGTACCATTTCTGCCACCTCATCGAGATCAGGGACAACGAGATTAGTTGGATTATTCCCCGGATTAGAAACTGAGCATATCGGGTAGTTTATGGgattaatcttgtcaattaaaaacataactttCCAGATCTAGAATTTATgggaattttaaatattttaaagttatttgttcaaatttttaatggatctttaaattttttttaaattagcccCGAATCTGGCCACCGTGGGTGGTGGTACGTgcgcctatgtgcaagaaagggaGTTGTTTTATTTCTTGGTTCCAACCCATCTATTTCCAgcattaatttgagttcttgaatcctcctaatcagcctttaatcacATGTCAATTATAGAAAAATGTTCTTGATCAATTGACCATTTAGATCTCACAAATCGGGAAGCGGAAATGCAATTACATGTAAATTGTTGTTTCGACATTGTTGTTGGGTAAAAgttatggattgattaaatgaaggattttaatcaatattggCTACTGATTTTTCAGTATGTAAACGTGTTAGGTGCTGACCCGAACGCCCCAAATCAACCGTAAAGCTAAAAGACGGTCTCGCGTACCATTTCTGCCACCTCATCGAGATCAGGGACAACGAGATTAGTTGGATTATTCCCCGAATTAGAAACTGAGCATATTGTGTAGTTTATTGGTACAGAGGTATCTGCCTGATATTGTTGAGGCCTGATCGTAATAGATGGTCCTCGTAGGTACACCTCGGGTTGTGTCTGAGCATTTATCGAGGTGAAACCCGGAGATTCGTCATTATCATCTCCAGAATTGACCATAGggcttttccctttttctagCCACCGGTTAATAATTGGTTCAATTGACCCATCATATTCTTTTGGGACTCTAACATCTGGTCTCTCATATCTTGCTGAATTTTGGTCAATTGctcatgcatttgcatttgcaACTGGTCTTGCATTTATCTTTGAATATGTTCTAAtttttccaatctttggtccattaCTTTTGTTCTTACGCGAGTACCGTAACGATGCTTAGTGgatagacttttttttttttggttcccaggttaactgaaataattttacctaattagggtcCATTTATGAATATCTAATGCAtctgatgcaatgtaatgcagatgcatggaatgaatgcaaaaagaaagagaggcATTAATTCTgaattcaattccattagaataacttttctagaaaacaaatttctttacataaaacggattaCATATgcggctttgccctcatattCCAGGTGAaaacatcgatctttttcttcatatcCAGATGCTAGGATCAAATCTtgcaaattttccaaaatctgtCTCTACTATATTCTTTTTGTTTGATCCGAGCCATGACCCATTGCTCACCCTGCGATGCTCTTTAGTTTCTTTGAGACGTGacagctctcgaataatctttgtcagtTTGAATCCTCAAGCAGCGAAGCATATTCGTATATTCCTTCACGAACTTCCAGCCTTCTCTCGTTGTGTTTAATCAGACCATATTCGGGCAGTCGCATTATattccattttatcaagaaattcattttcCTTGACAAGCTTTTCTATTTAgcaatcaaatttgaatcaacaccacttttctatgatgaaaatgcaaagcaatcataaacaaaacaaaacaaaatacgtcagtacaaaagaaataaacaacagAATAGAACACTTATCTGGCTGACCACTAGGGTTTGGCGCGGCTTTACCTAGGGTAGGTTCTTAGGGCTCTCTATATGCGGTTCGGTTCTAAGGCAAGGATACCTGAACCAACAGATTCCTTactcctcacccattataggctcatatggatcgagttcaattcaggggaatacatttccctatggctgcacaaagatgaaaatctcacgaagacatagtaCGAATATATTTCGGAAgcaatccactatcctgcactgAGGTGAAAGCCTCAAGAAGGAGTAGCTTCttactcccacttaaaagggtgtgaccaacggtcatgcaatgcaatgtgtggagatataaaaatttaaaatacaaaacatgatgaaaactataactcaaaacagatgaaatgcaatgagaggatcatatgttaaaaaccaaaatttcaactttcgacaaaaaagacaaaaattaatcaatttacggcttgactctcttatggTCCCCAATGGAGTCGCcaagttgtcgaaaccatttttattttgaaaaatggtgtcgacttttaaaacgaaatggagtcgccaccaatctttttttgaggtgtgatcaggtcaccttgagattaatcattttaataaaatattttgatttattaaaataatgattttggtttaCAAAAGTCGAGAAAACGGgctcgggagtcagttacgcactaggaaggattagcaccctcgtaacgcccaaaaattggtacctaattgattaattaacgtcctaatgtc from Gossypium raimondii isolate GPD5lz chromosome 1, ASM2569854v1, whole genome shotgun sequence harbors:
- the LOC105785110 gene encoding beta-galactosidase 13, encoding MVEPRRLLMIFFLSTLLIAYSNANVEEIQKDTEEGDEEGKVGGQKAQGVTYDARSLIINGKRELLFSGAIHYPRSTPDMWPDLIKKAKQGGINTIETYVFWNGHEPVEGQYNFEGEFDLVKFIKLIHEHKLYAVVRVGPFIQAEWNHGGLPYWLREVPGIIFRSDNEPFKKHMKRFVTMIVDKLKQEKLFAPQGGPIILAQIENEYNTIQRAFREKGDSYVQWAGKLALSLNANVPWIMCKQRDAPDPVINTCNGRHCGDTFYGPNKRNKPALWTENWTARYRVFGDPPSQRSAEDLAYSVARFFSKNGSMVNYYMYYGGTNFGRTSASFTTTRYYDEGPLDEFGLQREPKWGHLKDVHRALSLCKRALFWGVPTTLKLGPDQQAIVWQQPGTSACAAFLANNNTRLAQHVNFRGQDICLPARSISVLPDCKTVVFNTQLVTTQHNSRNFVRSEIANKNFNWEMYREVPPVGLGFKFDVPRELFHLTKDTTDYAWYTTSLKLGRRDLPMKKNVSPVLRVASLGHGIHAYVNGEYAGSAHGSKVEKSFVFQRAVSLKEGENHIALLGYLVGLPDSGAYMEKRFAGPRSITILGLNTGTLDISQNGWGHQVGIDGEKKKLFTEEGSKSVQWTKPDQGGPLTWYKGYFDAPEGDNPVAIVMTGMGKGMVWINGRSIGRYWNNYLSPLKKPTQSEYHIPRAYLKPKNLIVLLEEEEGNPKDVHIVTVNRDTICSAVSEIHPPSPRLFETKNGTLQPKVNDLKPRAELICPGKKQIVAVEFASYGDPFGACGAYFIGNCTAPESKQVVEKYCLGKPSCQIPLDSIHFSDKNAACTHLRKTLAVQVKCA